A stretch of the Snodgrassella alvi genome encodes the following:
- a CDS encoding DUF4810 domain-containing protein, whose product MKHILTTAIAALLLAACAQNNQPARTLYYWGDFNKQQYQTLNNALTPQEQIANMEKYFLDAQSNQAKAAPGTHAHLGMLYAKVGNLAGAKTQFEMEKQAFPESTAYMNFLLKNVAGVKS is encoded by the coding sequence ATGAAACATATCTTAACAACGGCCATAGCTGCCTTGTTATTGGCTGCGTGTGCTCAGAACAATCAGCCAGCTCGCACACTTTATTACTGGGGAGATTTCAACAAACAGCAATATCAGACCCTTAATAATGCCCTGACTCCTCAGGAACAAATAGCCAACATGGAAAAATATTTCCTTGATGCACAAAGCAATCAGGCTAAAGCTGCCCCCGGTACCCATGCACATTTGGGCATGCTTTATGCCAAAGTAGGTAATTTAGCCGGAGCCAAGACTCAGTTTGAAATGGAAAAACAAGCGTTTCCTGAATCAACCGCCTACATGAACTTTCTGCTCAAAAATGTAGCCGGAGTAAAATCATAA
- a CDS encoding GNA1162 family protein has protein sequence MRLIKLLLPLSVATILSACGTTAQKQPYDYSKFQRTNPRSILIVQPTSSSVEVKAPNAVLAQSTRPLAESGYYVFPVVLVNETFKENGLNDGAEIQAVDLKKIRQVYNPDAILYMDIDDYGTKYQVINSTTTVSVSAKLVDAKTGDIIWTGAKKITVNSNDNGNQGFLSAVTSALISQIKDKVKDTAFDLAGNVEANLLSAGRTDGILYGPYHPAYQKPVTQLPPVQNQ, from the coding sequence ATGCGACTAATCAAACTATTATTACCCTTGTCTGTAGCCACCATACTTTCAGCATGTGGCACCACTGCACAGAAACAGCCCTACGATTACAGCAAATTTCAGCGCACTAACCCCCGTTCTATACTGATAGTACAGCCAACTAGCTCATCAGTAGAAGTAAAAGCACCCAATGCTGTCTTAGCTCAATCAACCAGACCATTGGCAGAATCTGGCTACTATGTATTTCCAGTCGTTTTGGTCAATGAGACATTTAAAGAAAACGGATTAAATGACGGTGCAGAAATACAGGCTGTTGATTTGAAGAAAATTCGTCAAGTCTATAATCCAGATGCTATCCTATATATGGATATAGATGATTACGGTACCAAATATCAAGTGATCAACAGCACTACTACAGTAAGCGTTTCAGCTAAATTAGTTGATGCCAAAACCGGTGATATCATTTGGACAGGTGCAAAAAAAATTACCGTTAACTCCAATGATAACGGAAATCAGGGTTTTCTAAGCGCAGTCACATCTGCTTTAATATCTCAGATTAAAGACAAAGTAAAAGACACTGCTTTTGACCTAGCCGGAAATGTTGAAGCAAACCTGCTTTCTGCCGGCAGGACAGATGGTATTCTTTATGGCCCCTATCACCCAGCCTATCAAAAACCGGTCACACAGCTACCTCCTGTGCAAAACCAATAA